One part of the Mya arenaria isolate MELC-2E11 chromosome 3, ASM2691426v1 genome encodes these proteins:
- the LOC128228862 gene encoding E3 ubiquitin-protein ligase MYCBP2-like isoform X1 has translation MDVILHEGKLANIEADVIVNSANQRLALKHGRISASILKTSGDGLQEECSRLYPNGIHFGGVAATNGHGLKCQRVYHVALPDWGTHFLDPQQILCDVVSNCLNQADKEKMTSIAFPTLGCGFLNYPADIVMESISSCVSKFETEHKQTTLTKVIIVVFNKGGDWRNIKQAFLRSQKRTRHTKDANRQTGKAVPDMLSTCYRLKSSNACGKNLQCGHACTGYKDEAVCPPCLQAACASRAVGLSQTADDDCAICYTEALRDAPVIQLTCGHVFHLHCMERVLQNGWVGPRIVFNSMMCPLCKAQISHTKLAPILAPLEALLEDVKRKALMRLAYEEQDKADHQNPELYAMEKYSYYQCFKCKKAYFGGAAQCEGAAADKEIQEEELVCPPCSDPQRVQQCVKHGVDFIEYKCRYCCSVASFFCFGTTHFCNLCHNMPHNMAALQPLPRCPAAPQGKQLQGDCPLGIKHPATGEEFCLGCGLCSNLQEF, from the exons ATGGACGTAATATTACATGAAGGAAAGTTGGCAAATATTGAG GCTGACGTCATCGTCAACAGCGCCAATCAGCGATTAGCCCTGAAGCACGGGCGTATCTCCgcatcaattttgaaaacatcagGGGATGGGCTGCAAGAGGAGTGTTCTCGCCTCTACCCCAATGGTATACACTTCGGAGGTGTGGCTGCCACGAATGGACATGGGCTTAAGTGTCAACGCGTATACCACGTTGCACTGCCTGACTGGGGAACACACTTTCTCGATCCACAGCAG aTTCTCTGTGATGTCGTTAGCAACTGCCTAAATCAAGCAGACAAAGAAAAGATGACGTCCATAGCGTTCCCCACTCTCGGGTGCGGTTTCCTGAACTACCCTGCGGATATTGTCATGGAATCCATAAGCTCGTGCGTTTCAAAATTTGAAACCGAACACAAGCAGACGACTTTGACGAAGGTGATCATCGTCGTGTTTAACAAAGGCGGCGACTGGAGAAACATCAAACAG GCTTTTTTGCGGAGTCAAAAGCGAACGAGGCATACAAAAGACGCAAACAGACAGACGGGAAAGGCAGTTCCAG ATATGTTATCCACATGTTACCGCCTGAAGTCGTCGAACGCTTGCGGAAAAAATCTGCAGTGTGGTCACGCATGCACGGGTTACAAGGACGAGGCAGTGTGTCCGCCTTGCCTGCAGGCGGCCTGCGCGTCACGGGCGGTGGGGCTCTCACAGACTGCGGATGACGATTGTGCTATCTGCTACACGGAAGCTCTCCGTGATGCACCCGTAATACAG CTCACGTGTGGCCACGTGTTTCACCTCCATTGCATGGAACGAGTTCTCCAGAACGGATGGGTGGGGCCTCGCATTGTTTTCAACAGCATGATGTGCCCCTTGTGTAAG GCGCAGATATCCCACACAAAGCTGGCCCCTATCCTCGCCCCGCTCGAGGCCCTTCTTGAAGACGTTAAGCGGAAGGCGCTAATGAGGCTCGCGTATGAGGAACAAGACAAGGCGGACCACCAAAACCCCGAACTGTATGCCATGGAGAAATACAGCTACTATCAATGCTTTAAGTGTAAAAAG GCATACTTTGGGGGAGCGGCCCAGTGCGAGGGCGCGGCGGCGGACAAAGAGATTCAGGAAGAGGAACTCGTGTGTCCACCATGCAGTGATCCGCAGCGCGTTCAG CAATGTGTGAAGCATGGCGTTGATTTTATCGAGTATAAATGCCGCTACTGCTGTAGTGTAGCATCATTCTTCTGTTTCGGCACCACCCATTTCTGCAACCTCTGCCACAATATGCCTCACAACATGGCAGCTCTCCAGCCGCTTCCGCGGTGCCCGGCTGCTCCCCAGGGAAAACAGCTCCAGGGCGATTGCCCGCTTGGAATTAAACACCCAGCTACAGGCGAAGAGTTTTGTCTAGGTTGTGGACTATGCTCAAATTTACAAGagttttaa
- the LOC128228862 gene encoding E3 ubiquitin-protein ligase MYCBP2-like isoform X2, giving the protein MDVILHEGKLANIEADVIVNSANQRLALKHGRISASILKTSGDGLQEECSRLYPNGIHFGGVAATNGHGLKCQRVYHVALPDWGTHFLDPQQILCDVVSNCLNQADKEKMTSIAFPTLGCGFLNYPADIVMESISSCVSKFETEHKQTTLTKVIIVVFNKGGDWRNIKQAFLRSQKRTRHTKDANRQTGKAVPDMLSTCYRLKSSNACGKNLQCGHACTGYKDEAVCPPCLQAACASRAVGLSQTADDDCAICYTEALRDAPVIQAQISHTKLAPILAPLEALLEDVKRKALMRLAYEEQDKADHQNPELYAMEKYSYYQCFKCKKAYFGGAAQCEGAAADKEIQEEELVCPPCSDPQRVQQCVKHGVDFIEYKCRYCCSVASFFCFGTTHFCNLCHNMPHNMAALQPLPRCPAAPQGKQLQGDCPLGIKHPATGEEFCLGCGLCSNLQEF; this is encoded by the exons ATGGACGTAATATTACATGAAGGAAAGTTGGCAAATATTGAG GCTGACGTCATCGTCAACAGCGCCAATCAGCGATTAGCCCTGAAGCACGGGCGTATCTCCgcatcaattttgaaaacatcagGGGATGGGCTGCAAGAGGAGTGTTCTCGCCTCTACCCCAATGGTATACACTTCGGAGGTGTGGCTGCCACGAATGGACATGGGCTTAAGTGTCAACGCGTATACCACGTTGCACTGCCTGACTGGGGAACACACTTTCTCGATCCACAGCAG aTTCTCTGTGATGTCGTTAGCAACTGCCTAAATCAAGCAGACAAAGAAAAGATGACGTCCATAGCGTTCCCCACTCTCGGGTGCGGTTTCCTGAACTACCCTGCGGATATTGTCATGGAATCCATAAGCTCGTGCGTTTCAAAATTTGAAACCGAACACAAGCAGACGACTTTGACGAAGGTGATCATCGTCGTGTTTAACAAAGGCGGCGACTGGAGAAACATCAAACAG GCTTTTTTGCGGAGTCAAAAGCGAACGAGGCATACAAAAGACGCAAACAGACAGACGGGAAAGGCAGTTCCAG ATATGTTATCCACATGTTACCGCCTGAAGTCGTCGAACGCTTGCGGAAAAAATCTGCAGTGTGGTCACGCATGCACGGGTTACAAGGACGAGGCAGTGTGTCCGCCTTGCCTGCAGGCGGCCTGCGCGTCACGGGCGGTGGGGCTCTCACAGACTGCGGATGACGATTGTGCTATCTGCTACACGGAAGCTCTCCGTGATGCACCCGTAATACAG GCGCAGATATCCCACACAAAGCTGGCCCCTATCCTCGCCCCGCTCGAGGCCCTTCTTGAAGACGTTAAGCGGAAGGCGCTAATGAGGCTCGCGTATGAGGAACAAGACAAGGCGGACCACCAAAACCCCGAACTGTATGCCATGGAGAAATACAGCTACTATCAATGCTTTAAGTGTAAAAAG GCATACTTTGGGGGAGCGGCCCAGTGCGAGGGCGCGGCGGCGGACAAAGAGATTCAGGAAGAGGAACTCGTGTGTCCACCATGCAGTGATCCGCAGCGCGTTCAG CAATGTGTGAAGCATGGCGTTGATTTTATCGAGTATAAATGCCGCTACTGCTGTAGTGTAGCATCATTCTTCTGTTTCGGCACCACCCATTTCTGCAACCTCTGCCACAATATGCCTCACAACATGGCAGCTCTCCAGCCGCTTCCGCGGTGCCCGGCTGCTCCCCAGGGAAAACAGCTCCAGGGCGATTGCCCGCTTGGAATTAAACACCCAGCTACAGGCGAAGAGTTTTGTCTAGGTTGTGGACTATGCTCAAATTTACAAGagttttaa